The genomic segment AATATTTGCCTTACGTTGACGAATTCCACGCCAGCCAATGCTATTCAGATACTGCTTATCAATGAAGCGCCCGAAGCTGTTGCTGCCTTCAGGATGATTACGATAAACATAATCCAGAGTACTGCCCGAATCAAAACCCGTTTCAAAACCGAGGCGTACACCTTTTGATGCTTTCCCCAACGAGGACATAGCAGAGGTGAGCCCATGATAATAGTAACGTTTTATCGAGTAATGCGGCAATGGTGCCATTAACTCACGATACTTGTCCGCATTAGCACTCCAGCGATCCTCTTCACTATAATCATGGCGTTGAGGTGCCATAGTAAATAACTTATCGATGAACGCCCGAATTTTATCAAATGCCAGATGGCGATCTTTCTCACCCAGTGTATCGTGATAAAAACCGCTCAAAATATGTTTCTCTTTAACCGGGGTATTCAATTGCTGATAGAACTGATGCTGAGGCTTATGATGCACCACATAGTCATCCCCGGAGATCAGTAATTGAGTTGGAATAGTAATCGCAGAGGCATCCGCCACGATGCGTTCTGAAGTGCTGTACAGTTCCAATAGTATATTGACTGCAATAGCACGGGTAATCAGTGGATCCTGATTAAAAGAGTCAACCCGCTCCTGATCGTGAGTCAGATATTTTCCTTTAACATAAGAGTTCACATAGAACAAACCGCGGAAACTCTTCATCAGCCCCAAACCTGCCCGGGCAAACGGAACATACAATTTGACCTTAAACGCCGGAGAAGCCAGAATCAGTCCGCGAATTTTTGGAGCATAGTCATGGGCCCAGGTGGCTGCCAGCACCGCACCAACGCTCTGTGCAATCACAATCACGTTTTCCATCGGCACACCACTATCAGCAGAAACATAGCGAACAAACTCATCCACATCCCGCACCGATGTTCCTATACTTGGACTATAGCCCCGCTCTCCTGCTGTTTTACCATGACCACGGGCATCCCACGCATACATAGGCACATTTGGCATATTCAATTCATCAACGATGTGTTGCAAACGACCAGAATGTTCATGTCCACGGTGAAAAAGCACAATCACTTTATCGGCTGTTCCTTCATCCTGAGGCCAGCAACGATAGAATAACTCCGTTCCATCAGAGGTTTTAAACCAATTCTCCGTCGCAGTACGAGGTTGCGCTAAACTCATGAATCTCTCCCTTGTGCATTATTTTGCAGCGATTCAAATCGCTGTTTTAAATCCGATATAAAGACTGATTTGTCTGAGCGACAATAAACAGGCTCATCAACATAGACGTCAATAAAAAAAGGAACAGGTATCCATTGCCCTTTTCCCATAGCGCGCCCCAGTCCATGCATAAATACTGGCGTTACCGGTACCTCTGGAAATTGCTGACACAAATACCAGAGCCCGGACTTAAATTCAGATAACCGTTCAGGTTCCCCACGAGTACCTTCAGGAAACAAAACTAATATTTTTCCTTCCTGCAGCGCCTGAACACATCCAGCCAGAGGGTCGCTCTGTTTTGGATCGCCCCCCCGCACAACGGGAATAATGCCAACCACTCGGGTAGCAAACCAAGCCACCCAGCGGTTTTTCAGGAAATAATCAGCTGCCGCAGCCGGATGTACCAGATGCACCTTTGATAGAGGAAACAGTGTTAATAACGTTAGTAAATCCAGATGACTATTATGGTTAGCAATGATAATTCCCGGCCCTTTTATCGGCAGTCGTTTGCGATTGGCAACGGAAACCCCCAACCATGCCAACACTACCGGATAGGCGATTAACACCACAAACAGCAAACGCAATAGTCGGTTCATTCTGACCTCCATCGCGAATTAATAGTGTAAATAATATAAAACGTGAAAAAACAGCGGCGCGGTATAAATCAATGAATCCAGACGGTCCAAAATACCACCGTGCCCCGGCAGCAATTTACCTGAATCTTTTACGCCAATATCACGTTTAACCGCGGACATCACCACATCACCAATAAAGCCGGTTATACCAATTAATAACCCAACCAGCAGCGATTCCCAACCACTTAGCGGCGTTAATATTCCCCCCAGTAACCAGGCCAGGAACATGGTGGTTACCACCCCACCCACTAAGCCTTCCAGCGTTTTATTCGGGCTGACTTTTGGAATCACTTTGATGCGGCCAAATGATTTGCCCCATAAGTACTGAGCAATATCGTTACATTCCGTCAAAACCACCAGAAAAATAACCAATAAAGGCCCGGTTTCAGGCTTTCCGGGTAGTACCGTCAAATAGGCTACGTGGCTAATCGCAAACACCGTAGTCATTACTCCCCAATGCAGCATCGAAGCTGAATGGAGGAAATCCTTATTATTACCAATCAACACCATCCGCATCGGCAGGAACAGGAACACATAAACCGGAATAAATACCAGGAACATGCTGTACCATTCAATGCCTATCCAGTAATACTGAATCGGGATCGCAATATAAGCCCATAGCAAAGGCATATGATCGGTGCGTCGGGTTGGTATTAGCGTCAGATACTCTTTTAACGCCAGAAAGCTAATAATGGCAAAAATTGTCAGCGAAATTGCCCTGGGAGTAGAAATTGCCAGGGCAAAGACAATCACAATCCACCACCAGGTGTTAATTCTCTGACGCAGTTCTGTCCAGTCACGTTCCGGTGAACGCAGTGACATTACTCGAATGGTAATACTGGCGATAATCAGCAGCGCAAACATGATGATTAACGCACGAATCAAGATTGGGCTCATATTATGGCTCCCCGACTATGAGTTAACCTCTGCCAATGCTCTGCGACAGCGATTCAGGCAGGTCCATGCTAATAAAACAGATACCAAAGAAAACAGTATCCAACTCCATTCCATACATACCGGCCAAATAAAAATAGCCAATGCATAAGCGCCAAAAATCAGCGCTCTGTCACTTTTTCCCATTGGCCCATCATAGCGCCGGGAGGCGCCAATGGTTTGAGCCAGTACACCACAAAATTCGGTCAAAATGGACAGTAATACCGCCAGTAAAACCAGCCACTGCGTTGCTCCCGGCAATAACGCAAAAGGCAAATAAAGCGCGGCATCAGAGATCACATCGCCGGTTTCATTTAGCAATGCACCCAGCTTTGATTTTTGGTTATATTCCCGAGCTAATAACCCATCAATAGCGTTTAGCGCCATACGAATAAACAGGAATATTGGCAGAATCAGAAATAGAGCGGGACGAGGAAAAAAGAAGAGCAGAACGCCAATAGCAACCGATGCTATCAAGGCAGCCAGCGTAACCTGATTAGCCGTTACACCTGCACGAAAAAGACGTTTTAACAGAGGTCTCAATAAGGCCTGAAACCGTGGCTTAAGATCGTATAGAGTCATAAATCCCTGTGACCGCTAAAAGCAACACCTTACTATGTGTGAGTCACGCTACAGCACCCCCTGATGCTAATCAACCAAAAACTATCCGGAACTTATGTTGTAGCATAATTTAATTTGTAACATTTCTCTGCATTGGGCAGGTTATAAGCCCCATAAATCACTTCACACTCACTTCATTAACCCCCGTTATGCTGAACTTATCGTTTTACTGACCCTCGTTAAGCTATGAACAGAACCAGACTTCCCATCTTACTGACAGCATTAGCCATTATCATTGTCGCGTCACTGTTTATCTTTCTACCGAAAAGCTATGGTTATCAGCCACAGTCAGGCGACATCATATTTCACACCTCTCGTTCATCTCAAAGTCAGGCTATCCAGTTAGCGACTCATTCTCCTTATAGCCATATGGGAATTATTCTGTTTAGGAATAACAAACCTTATGTGTATGAAGCCTCCAAACGTGTGCAATACACGCCGTTAAATCAATGGATTGAACGAGGTACTAACGGTAAATATGTAGTAAAAAGACTCAAGCAACCGTTAACAACCGCACAGCAGCAACAGATACAAAAAACCGCGCAGCTCTATGCCAATGCACCCTATGACTTGAGCTTTTCATGGTCAGATGAAAGGCAATATTGTTCTGAACTGGTGTGGAAAATCTATTTTAATGCGCTTGGAATAAAAATTGGCAATCTGCAAAAATTACGAGAGTTTGATCTCACCTCCTCCCCGGTGAAAAAGAAACTGGCAGAACGATATGGCTCATCGATTCCACTGGATGAGACAGTCATATCTCCCGATGCAATATTTGACTCACCGCTTTTAACGCTAGTGGGAAAGAAATAACCTTATAAATTAAAAATAATAGATATTGCTATTTATTAGGCGGCGGTCTATGATGCCGCCGTTTTTTA from the Limnobaculum zhutongyuii genome contains:
- a CDS encoding bifunctional alpha/beta hydrolase/class I SAM-dependent methyltransferase translates to MSLAQPRTATENWFKTSDGTELFYRCWPQDEGTADKVIVLFHRGHEHSGRLQHIVDELNMPNVPMYAWDARGHGKTAGERGYSPSIGTSVRDVDEFVRYVSADSGVPMENVIVIAQSVGAVLAATWAHDYAPKIRGLILASPAFKVKLYVPFARAGLGLMKSFRGLFYVNSYVKGKYLTHDQERVDSFNQDPLITRAIAVNILLELYSTSERIVADASAITIPTQLLISGDDYVVHHKPQHQFYQQLNTPVKEKHILSGFYHDTLGEKDRHLAFDKIRAFIDKLFTMAPQRHDYSEEDRWSANADKYRELMAPLPHYSIKRYYYHGLTSAMSSLGKASKGVRLGFETGFDSGSTLDYVYRNHPEGSNSFGRFIDKQYLNSIGWRGIRQRKANIETLIRQAISDLKQRNMPVRIVDIAAGHGRYVLDAIGDAQDIESILLRDYSELNVEQGKKMIAERHLSEKAEFVVGNAFDRQSLAELNPNPTLGIVSGLYELFPENKDVQASLLGLADTIPEGGLLVYTGQPWHSQLEMIARSLTSHQSGKPWVMRCRTQGEMDSMVEHAGFEKKIQLIDDWGIFSVSIAVRVK
- a CDS encoding lysophospholipid acyltransferase family protein; the protein is MNRLLRLLFVVLIAYPVVLAWLGVSVANRKRLPIKGPGIIIANHNSHLDLLTLLTLFPLSKVHLVHPAAAADYFLKNRWVAWFATRVVGIIPVVRGGDPKQSDPLAGCVQALQEGKILVLFPEGTRGEPERLSEFKSGLWYLCQQFPEVPVTPVFMHGLGRAMGKGQWIPVPFFIDVYVDEPVYCRSDKSVFISDLKQRFESLQNNAQGRDS
- a CDS encoding phosphatidate cytidylyltransferase, coding for MSPILIRALIIMFALLIIASITIRVMSLRSPERDWTELRQRINTWWWIVIVFALAISTPRAISLTIFAIISFLALKEYLTLIPTRRTDHMPLLWAYIAIPIQYYWIGIEWYSMFLVFIPVYVFLFLPMRMVLIGNNKDFLHSASMLHWGVMTTVFAISHVAYLTVLPGKPETGPLLVIFLVVLTECNDIAQYLWGKSFGRIKVIPKVSPNKTLEGLVGGVVTTMFLAWLLGGILTPLSGWESLLVGLLIGITGFIGDVVMSAVKRDIGVKDSGKLLPGHGGILDRLDSLIYTAPLFFHVLYYLHY
- a CDS encoding CDP-alcohol phosphatidyltransferase family protein gives rise to the protein MTLYDLKPRFQALLRPLLKRLFRAGVTANQVTLAALIASVAIGVLLFFFPRPALFLILPIFLFIRMALNAIDGLLAREYNQKSKLGALLNETGDVISDAALYLPFALLPGATQWLVLLAVLLSILTEFCGVLAQTIGASRRYDGPMGKSDRALIFGAYALAIFIWPVCMEWSWILFSLVSVLLAWTCLNRCRRALAEVNS
- a CDS encoding YiiX family permuted papain-like enzyme, which produces MNRTRLPILLTALAIIIVASLFIFLPKSYGYQPQSGDIIFHTSRSSQSQAIQLATHSPYSHMGIILFRNNKPYVYEASKRVQYTPLNQWIERGTNGKYVVKRLKQPLTTAQQQQIQKTAQLYANAPYDLSFSWSDERQYCSELVWKIYFNALGIKIGNLQKLREFDLTSSPVKKKLAERYGSSIPLDETVISPDAIFDSPLLTLVGKK